In Pyrenophora tritici-repentis strain M4 chromosome 6, whole genome shotgun sequence, the DNA window GTTCCAGAAGTAGATCTGACGATCGTTGGATCCACCGCCAGTGGCCAGGAGGTTGGATTGCCAAGGGCACCATGAGACGGCCTTGACGGCAGCACGGTGGTTGGTCTTGGTGAACTTGGGGGCAGCAAGGGCGCGAGCGTCCCAGATGTTGACCATGTTGTCGTTGGCACCAGTGGCGAGCTGGGCACCGTCGGCGCGCCACTCAAGGCCGCAGACCTCTCCAGTGTGAGAGACGAGCTCAGCGATCTTGTGTTGAGCGATGCGGACATCGTGGTTGTAGACCAGTCCTGAGCGAGCACCAGTCGAGAGAATGTGCTTGTTCCATCCCATAACACCAACACGGGTCTCGTGACCGAACATGCTACGAAGCTTGGTCTGCTCCTCGACATCCCAGATCTGAACCTCACCCGTGCCGAGACCGACACCAACGTAGGCACCGTCACCGGACCACTTGACGGAAGAGATGTAGGTATCCGCAGGGCACTCAAGAAGAGAAGCTACGGAACCGGAGTCGGCTGACCAGACGTAGACGGAGCGCTCGAGACCAATGGCGACTTGGTTGCCAGAGGACCAGTCGAGAAGGTTCAGGTAGTAGTCATCGACCAGACCGGGAGCATCGAGGACACGCTCGGGTGCTGACGGAATGCGACGACGGCTCTGTGCGTTCGCGGCGGTGGAGGGCTTGAGGGGACGGTTGTACTGGGTGCGAAGGTCGATGGGCTTGGATGACTCTGGAGGCGCAGGCTTGAATGCAAGAATGCGGGTGTTGGTGTTGATATCGCATGCTGAAGCGAGTGTGGACTGGTATGCAGCTTGGCCAGGAGCAGGCTTCGCGCGTGACCGgccctcctcctcttcgtCGTCGAGGCTGAGGCCCTCAAGAGATAGTGTGATATCCTCCTCTGAACCGCGGCCACCAAGGTCGAATGCGCTCGCAGCGTTGGCCAGCACAGCTGAGCCCTCAGCCTTGGAGCTAGACTTGGGACGCTGCTCAACATCGAGCTTGCCTGCGCCAGTGCTGCGGATGGCCTCGCTTGCAGTCCGGTTGGGGATGAAACGGTCGGCAGCGTTGTATGTGATGCGGGTCTTGGTAGGGCGAGCACGGATGACACCTTCCTTTTTCTCCTTCTTTGCCTTGGTAGCTGCCTTTGATGAGGCGTTGGTACCAGTTCCGGTGAGCGACCATTCTGATACACCGAGCTCTAGCTTGCGGGGAGTGTGGTTGCGAGCAATGTTGGACTTGGGGGAGTCGCGGGTTGTCTTGGAGACGGAGCGCTGGATGCGAGCCATGAAGTTGCCGCCATGGATCGACTCGTGTGCCTGCACATCGGGAGTCTGTGTCCGGGGGGTGCGGGGAGAGGGCGTCAATGGTATCCGACCGCCAGCGGTACGAGTGTTGAAGACGGAGGAGCGGTTCTTGACCGGAGTCAGGCAGACTGCTGAGCTTGCCATGACTTGAATAGTCGTCTGCTGAAGTGGTATTAGTTACGAGCTCAACGCATTGTCGCTGGGTAGTCATACAGTATGGGGGCTGTAAGTTGTAAAGATTAGTATTAGACAATGCTGTAATCGATGCTCTAAAGTATTGATTCGAAAGTAATTGATTGGTTTGTGATCTGGAGATGGAGATGCAAGGAAGTGCGGATGGTGTGGAGAGAGTGGTAATGAGCATGTAGATGGGCAGGTATGGGGGCGTTTAAGTATTCTTTGTTTACGCTTGGGTTGGCCGGGCAACGAACCCGAGGCCGTGGGCGCTGCGCTGGCAGGACAATGACATCACATGACTGGGCGCGATCGAGCCGAGATGAGAGCCTGCTGCGTCCGGCTTATGAAGGCCGCCTGCAGTAATCGCTGCATCAGATGCCATGATGCCACATTATAATGGGTATCGTTGATGAATACCGGCTTTCCTAGTAGACCTGCTCAAAGACGTCGTCCAGCGCAACTTCCGTTATATCCCTATACTCTTGCGATCCCTTTGCACCGCCACATGTGCGTCGCCTGTTCCTATTCGCATTATTCGGAGCTGTTTCAGGGCGTTGATTACTTGATTCACATAGCGGCGTCGCTCCTTTCCGAGTCGGTTGCAGGGCTTAGTCGTGCGCAGTGACAGCGGTGTGGTCGGCGCTTCCGTTTCCAGCCTGGGCGGTGACGGGCGGCAATATGCACGTCCAGCCCAACTCGACTTCAAACATTCTACTAGCCTAAGACAAAGGCACATCCTGCCCACCTGGGCTTTGACGACAAACCTACCCCACGCTGTTTACCGACTACCATCTCAATGGCACATCCACCTCCGCGATCCGCCTTCCCGTCCAACATCCTCAACCCCGCCGTCACCTCGACACCCTCGCCCGCCCTCTCCCACCATTCCACTACGCCTGGATCGGCCGGATCGAATAACAACACGTTCCTCATGTCCGCGAGTCCCGTCCGAAGTCGCAGATCGGCCGCTGAAGGCTACAAACCGAAAATGATATCCACAATTGGTGCCAAGCCCGCCTGCCTTGTGAACGCCTCGGTCACGTACGTTGGAGATGACCAGATATACGCTTTTGGTGGTTTTGATCAGTACACAGACGAGGGTACGTCGATATAGTCGCCTTGTGCGAGTGTCGCGGCTTGTCTCAGGGAAAGCTACGAACATGTGACAGAGCCTGTGCTGACTAGACTAGTATATAACCATGTACTTCGCCTCAACCTTGTCACACGGCAATGGAATCTCGTTGACAACTATGGAGATATCCCAGGAGTACGGATGGGTATGCATACCGCGTGTTTTCCGCTGGTTCCGGCACTAACACACCCTAGGACACACTGCATGTCTTTGGCAAGGCAATAAACTCCTAGTATTTGGCGGAGAGAACGAGCACCGACAACATCTTGCCGATGTAATCGTCTTTGACCTAAAGACTGCCCACTGGACACAGCCTGAACTACACGGACCTATTCCACGCGGTCGCGCACGCCATTCCGCAGTAATCTACGATGACAAATTATACATCAGCGGTGGTCAGACGGGGCACGACAGCGTTCTAGACGACATCTGCTACCTCGATCTAAAGACATGGACATGGTCGCGGACATGGCGATTCGTCCCTCGTTACGACCATGCCAGCTGGATCTGGAACGGTCGCATCTGGATCTTTGGAGGTATCAACGACGACATGGAAAAGAGCAACGAGATATGGTGGCTGGATCTTCGCGGCAGCCCCGAATTTGAGCATGCTATGAAGTATGGAACCGCCGACCGACAACTAACTTCATCCCGTCACCGCTACCCTATGCCAGCATCAGGTCAACTAGCCACCGGGAGCACTGGTTATACCGCTAATTCCAGTGTTCAATCATACCATGGAATGAGTTCCAGTCGTTCACCTTATGTTGCACCTGGATCCATCTCGTCGCTCAAATTCCACTCAAGTCCCAATCTACCCTCTCAGGCCGCGGGTACCCACTTTCACATCTTCTCATCCGGTTGCATGCTAGATTTCGTTACGCCTGCAGAATTAAGTTGCGAGACAAGTCTGTCGAGCTTGGAGCTTGATTCGTTGCGATGGCAGAAGCTAGCAGAAGGAAAGGACCTGTATAGCCCCAACTACCGCTGGCACTACTGCACCACCAACCCCGAAGGAACACATGCCTGGTTACTGGGCAGTCCAATCGAGTCGGCGAATGACGGGAACCATAACGGCGAGTATCTTAGCGATGTACTGGCGATTGACCTGCGCAAATACGGAATCCTGGGTAACGAGTTAGCCTCGGATACACGCTCGAAGATGATGCCCTCTTCCGACGCAAACGTGTCGTCACATCTTACTGGTATCGGCGCGGATTTATCCTTGACGTTTGATCAACCACCAGAGAGCGGCAGCGGTGCAGACTTTATCATCACCGCAGATCCAGATGACGACGACTACGTTGATGTTGCTACACCCGATGCGAACGGCGCATCAACAGTCGTAACTCCAGTCTCGCGCCCAATTCATGTTCACAAGCTAATCCTTCACGCTCGTTGGCCTCATTTCGCCCGCCTTTGGAGTGCCCAAATGGCCGAATTCCACTCCAAGAAGATGCACATACCTGAGCCGTACTCTGCGGTGCGCGCCTTCCTGTTCTACTTATACACCGACAGTATTGCGCCCAACCCACAAAACGGACCTTCACTGAGCGACGTAGCAGGCATGCTCGTCATGTCCAACATCTACGATATGCCTCGTCTCCGCCTCCTTTGCGTAAACCGTTTAGGCAGGGAGCTGGACATTGAGCACGCAGCGATAATATGGGAGCGTGCCGCCACCGCTGGCGAGGACTGGCTCAAGCAACGCGCAGCTACGTTCTGCATGGACAACTTCGGTCGTATCGTCCGCACCGCAGGCTACCGCAACCTCAGTCCCGCCAGTCTCATCGAACTTAGCTGTGAAGCCGCCCCAGAAGCACGCATCATCGGTGGCGAGGACCTCGATCTCCTGACTCAAGTCACCGGTCGTTCTTTTCACGGAAGCAGTCGCAAGCGCAGTCTAGGCAGTACAGGTGTCTTGACTGGTGGTGAAGACGACGAGATTGAAGAGGCTGAAGACGATGGTATGGACGTCAACTAGAGGCCACTTACGAGAGCGGGACTTCTTTGACTTGCAGTGAAACTCTTTGAATCGTATTTCCCACGTCCCGAATCAGTTTTGTTTTCCTTCACAAGCATATTTGCGCGGCGCTGGTGTTTTCTTTTTGTTTTCCTCCAACGGTGGGTTAATTGGGTGATAGTGGCGGCGTTTTTGGCTCGATCTGGTTCATTGCATTGCGCGGGTGCAAGGGACTTTTTTTTTCGTGTGTGCCTTGGATCCTCTAGGTCTCACTTTTTGGGGTAACGGCGGCTGGTGCTGACGAAAATATGAACTGTACACTGATAGTGTGTGCTCGTTGGTAGATGGTATCAACGTTTCTCTTTGCTCTGGTGTAGACGTGTCTTGTTTCCCTTGCTGTTGTGATGGATTGTGCTTGTGTTGTTAATGATGCTGAATGGATGTGAGGCTAATGTTGATACCGACGGGTTTTGATGTGGTAATGTAGCAACAATATAAGCAAGTAGTCGACACGACATGCTCTCATTCTTGACTCGATAATAACATAGTATTAACAGTCACTAGCTTTAGATCAATATTGATAACCCTCTCCCCATCCCCTCTCCTTCAGACCACTACATCCGAATCTTCCGTCCACCCTTGTGCTCATTCATACGGTAATCAACACGAACACCGCGACGAGCCGCATACTCAATCGCCTCGCGGCTACTAATTTTCCTACAATCATGTACCTTGATGCTTTCGAGCGTCGGTACCTTGTCAGCCAGCATGACAATTGCAGCGCCCGTAATCTGTGTACAGGAGAGATCAATGTCCTTCAACCCCGTTTTACACCTAACCAGTGCCTCTATATCATCGTCGGTGCACTTCATACCCGGCATAGTGAGGTGTTGCAGTGCGGGAGTGAGAACCCGCCTTGAAAATGACAATGTGGTTCCAAGGTCTATGTCGTCGCCGTCCTCTACAGTTACGCCAAGCTTCAATGAGACTAATGGCTTATTAGACAGCAGAGCTTCTGGGCCATCGTCCAATTGGGCGATTCCGTCGAGGAGGAGATGCAAGAAGTCTGCGGGTACGTTTTCGTAGCCTGAGAGGCTGAGGTGCGTGAGTTCGGGAAATTTGGATAGTAACAACTCGTTAACGGCCAGACTATCGCGGAAGCCTAGGCTGTGTATTTCGAGAGATTGGAGAGTGGGGGGGAGGTGGTTGACGCGTATTCTTCCCGAGTCTTTTATAGAGAGACTTGTTAATGGGGGAAGGAGTGATATGTCAGTTGGCCAGGTGTTGAGAGGGTTGTTTCCGTTAGTGAGGCCTTTAAGTGAGAAGGATCGTAGTGATGGTGTACGGCTGAAGAACCTGGTGAAGTCAAAGCGCTCGTCGTACATCCCGCCGCTGACGTGCATAGTGAATGATTGCAGATTGTTTAGTGTTACGGGCCATTGTCCAGTTCGATCTCTCGATGCCATGGGATCCGAGGCGTTGAAGAGGACATGCTCGAGTAAAGGTCGCGCTTCAAGTATGCTTTCAACATGGCTGAGTGTGATTGTCTCGTGTATGATACACCTCTTGAGATTCTTTGCGGCTCGCACAATCTCAAGGAGCGCCGGAGAGGATTTGTGCGGCAGCGAAATCAACTCCATGTCGGTGAGATACTTGGCGGCTATAGCAAGGTTGTGGAGCACATCCATATGCTCGAAGCGATGGATCGTTATGCGCGACATGCGGTACTCTGACCGCTTGAACATCGTGTTGACGAATGCACGTGGAACAGGCCTCCGGGCGCCAGAGAGGTCAAGGTGTAGCCACAGCTTCGGCAACTTGGAGAGGTAGTCGCGCCAGCCTTTACTGACGCGCATGCAGTTTACTTTTTGCCGGAAGGTGAGATACTCAAAGACCATTTCCGCGAGCTCACTGGGCAGCACGGTGAAGGGATCCATAGCTGCTGGCGGTGATAGAGTGCGTGTAAGTTTGTCATGGAGTTGTTGGAGAAGCTGAAATCGTACGTCAACGAACTATTGCACATTCATGTGCACGACGACGCAATACCTTGAAATTTTTGTCATCGACAGGAACGTTCTTCATGCCGTACTTGTAGATACCAAGTGCGGTTTCTGGCTTGTTCATCTTCTCTAGCACGCTTGCTGTGCGCAGATAGCCCTTTACGTCTTTCTTGTTCagcctgatcatctctctaCCATCCTTGACAGAAGCGTTGAAGTTATCTAGCTTTTCGTAGGTAGCAGCGCGGTAATCGTAAAGACTAGCGGTTGGACACGCCTCAATGCCAGTCGTAAACGTATCTATGGCCTTGTCGTACTGCTTGAGCTTATAGTACTCGCGCCCGAGTGCTTGGTACTCTTCTGCCGACATCTTACGAGCCATGGTGAATAGTGGAAGGTGTACGGGTGTTTCGCAGAACCACAAGGTTGAAGTGTGGTGCGTTGAAGTAGTCTCTAAGTGCTACATGAGGAAGGGGCTAATCGACCCGCTCGACGCGTCGAATTACAAGCGTGACGCGCTAGTGGGGGATAGCGGGGCACCTGCCACCCGAGCAACGCCAGTAACAGTACATGTGAGGAACGAAACGAGATATAAAAAGGTAAGTGCGGACTTGATGAATTTGTTCATTCACAATATGGTATCTTGCATCAAACGAAGCGCCAAATCGACTTAACACCAAAAAAGTCATTCTCTACATGCTGTTTCGGAAACCCAAGCTAGATCCTACCCCTTCATCTTCTCAGACACGGCTTCGGGAGGCGTATCCGTGCCTTCGCCCTCAGTAACCTCCATAGCCTTATTCGGCTTCTTCTTTCCCGTGATGTCCCAGTAAATCGACTTGAATGTCCGTACACTGGTCTTCCTGCCTTCCCAAAGCGGATACAGCCCTACAGCGAAGCAGGAGCAGAACATCCAGAGAATACCGATAACGACCCATCCGGTAAAGAATTTCTTGCTGAAAATGTATGATGAGCCGTACATGGGCATGGGCCAGAGCACGAGGAACGATACAGCCATGAAAAGGGTCAACCAGCGAGCAATGCGGGACGCTTTGAGAAGCTTGGCTTGCTCTTCCTCTTCGGCGTCAATGGCGCGTCGTTGTTCGCCTGGAACGCGCTCTAGATCAACGTTTGCAGCGAGAGCAAGGTCGTGGTCATCGCCTTTTCGGATCGCCTTCATGCTGACCCAATCATAGTTTTGCGGTCCAAACGAGTATGTCAGCATGGGAACGAAGATCAGTGGCGAGAGTAGTGCGACCACGTTTCCTGCCAACATGGGGTTGTTGGCGCCTGTTGAAGCAACTGTGAGCTCTCCACTCTCTTTCTGGGCTGTAACAAGCCATGCGATCAACGAGCATGCGAAGCCGAGTGGTGGTGTGAATGTAGCAGCAGCCCAGTTCATTTTCGACCACATGAGCGTTAGGGTTGCGGGGAGAACGGCGGAGGAGATTATAACGCCCATAAGAAGATACAGGTAGCCCATGGAGATGCCGATATAGAACAAGCCGGTTGACCATGCTGCCATCGCGACAGCGAAGCCAACAACCATGGTATGCGACATGTAGATGAGCTGTCTTCCAGTAGCAGCGGGGTTGATGTATGTCTGAAAACTGTTAGTTCCCTTTCAATCATGAAAGTGAGGAAGATGCTTACCTGGTAGAAATCATAGGTAAAGATGGATGAAACAGCGATGAGTTCTGCAGCTGGTTTAGAGTTAGTAAAGACCCTATTTCTACATCATTGGGTTGCACCTACACATCGCAGAAGTCACTGCCATGAAAACTAGGAGCAAAACAGCAGCAGCCCCTCCTGATCCCATCAAGGCGACAGCGGCTGTAGGCAGCACGAGCCCAGCAGTCACGTCAGCGTCGGCCATGCGGTTCGGGTATCCAGGAAATACAGGGTTACTCTCCAGTGCAAGAGCACTGAGACCCATAGTCGTAGCCGCGAGCCACGGAATTGCGAACCAGGAGAGACCGCCGATGATGTAACCTGGTAGGGCGTCTACAGGACTAGCGGCAATGGCCTTGTTATAGTAACCGTTGTCGCAAAAGACGGTTCCAAAGTTGCCTACAATATTGATCACGAAGAAGATAGCTCCCTCTTTTGAGCGCATAGTCATATACGAGCCACCTGCGTTTCCTTCAACCGGGTGATCCGCAGCGGCTTGAACCAATAAATCGAAGACTTTGCCAGGACTTCCGAGGTGCTCGTTAGTGGCGTATGCGGTGAATGCAAACATCAAAAGAATGACCAAGATGACGACAGTGTGTGCTGAGATCGTGTCAGTGGCTTTGAGCTACGATTTGGACATAAGAGCATACCATAGTCCGTCAGAAATGTCGCTTTGATACCTCCGAACATAGTGTACAAGACCACACCAACAGGCAGCAAGAAGCATGCAGCAGCAGTGGGCATACCGGTGAGCTTGACGAGTTAGTGTGCGGCTATGAAGTAATTCTTGTCCACGTACCGATGTCACAACAGCGGAGCCTCCAGTCAACAGCATGGAAGTGACGAGAATATTGGTGAAGAGACCAAATACCATGAACACTATGTGTGTCACGGTACCGTATCTAGCGCGAATAACCTCAAGAAAGGTATGGGCGTTAGGAGCTCTTCGCTTCAGCTCAATAGCAATTGTAGCAAACAAGATGATCTGTACAGTCGCACCCGAAGCGTACCAGAACGGTCCAGATACACCATATCGATATGCGACGGCGCTGGATTGGAGTAGCGTTGCTGCCCAAGTCCACGACGAAACTACTGCTGAGGCGACAAGTCCAGACTTGACTGTACGTCCAGCCGTGGAAAACATCTCTGAAGTTTGAAGTTCATAGTTGTATCTCTTGAGAACGAATGTCGTCAAGATCATTCCAAAACTAGACTGGTAAGTAAATATTTTGGTGGAAAGTAAGCCCAACTTACGAGAAGGCAAAACCAAGACCAATGACAATGCCATAGCCGAAGCCTTGGCTGAGCGGCGGAGTAGTACTCATACTGGACAAAACTCGAAGTTCTTCGAGAATGAAAAGTCCAGTTGGCGATCTGACCCTGTGCTGAAGCGCAAGAGAAGGCCTTTGTCAAGATATAGCAAAAAACGGAGGGCGACCTTGAAGATAAAGCCAGCGCCGATCCATTTTCCAAAGGGCCGCACGAGGCAGCCGCAGCGAGCCATAGGGCTAGCGTACATTTCGGCCATTAACGACCGACGACGACAGTAAATATTATTATCCCAGCATTGTGCATTATGCATGGTTGAGAACGGCT includes these proteins:
- a CDS encoding PutP, Na+-proline symporter: MILTTFVLKRYNYELQTSEMFSTAGRTVKSGLVASAVVSSWTWAATLLQSSAVAYRYGVSGPFWYASGATVQIILFATIAIELKRRAPNAHTFLEVIRARYGTVTHIVFMVFGLFTNILVTSMLLTGGSAVVTSLTGMPTAAACFLLPVGVVLYTMFGGIKATFLTDYAHTVVILVILLMFAFTAYATNEHLGSPGKVFDLLVQAAADHPVEGNAGGSYMTMRSKEGAIFFVINIVGNFGTVFCDNGYYNKAIAASPVDALPGYIIGGLSWFAIPWLAATTMGLSALALESNPVFPGYPNRMADADVTAGLVLPTAAVALMGSGGAAAVLLLVFMAVTSAMSAELIAVSSIFTYDFYQTYINPAATGRQLIYMSHTMVVGFAVAMAAWSTGLFYIGISMGYLYLLMGVIISSAVLPATLTLMWSKMNWAAATFTPPLGFACSLIAWLVTAQKESGELTVASTGANNPMLAGNVVALLSPLIFVPMLTYSFGPQNYDWVSMKAIRKGDDHDLALAANVDLERVPGEQRRAIDAEEEEQAKLLKASRIARWLTLFMAVSFLVLWPMPMYGSSYIFSKKFFTGWVVIGILWMFCSCFAVGLYPLWEGRKTSVRTFKSIYWDITGKKKPNKAMEVTEGEGTDTPPEAVSEKMKG
- a CDS encoding F-box-TPR repeat containing protein pof3, producing MARKMSAEEYQALGREYYKLKQYDKAIDTFTTGIEACPTASLYDYRAATYEKLDNFNASVKDGREMIRLNKKDVKGYLRTASVLEKMNKPETALGIYKYGMKNVPVDDKNFKLLQQLHDKLTRTLSPPAAMDPFTVLPSELAEMVFEYLTFRQKVNCMRVSKGWRDYLSKLPKLWLHLDLSGARRPVPRAFVNTMFKRSEYRMSRITIHRFEHMDVLHNLAIAAKYLTDMELISLPHKSSPALLEIVRAAKNLKRCIIHETITLSHVESILEARPLLEHVLFNASDPMASRDRTGQWPVTLNNLQSFTMHVSGGMYDERFDFTRFFSRTPSLRSFSLKGLTNGNNPLNTWPTDISLLPPLTSLSIKDSGRIRVNHLPPTLQSLEIHSLGFRDSLAVNELLLSKFPELTHLSLSGYENVPADFLHLLLDGIAQLDDGPEALLSNKPLVSLKLGVTVEDGDDIDLGTTLSFSRRVLTPALQHLTMPGMKCTDDDIEALVRCKTGLKDIDLSCTQITGAAIVMLADKVPTLESIK
- a CDS encoding WD40 repeat protein, producing MASSAVCLTPVKNRSSVFNTRTAGGRIPLTPSPRTPRTQTPDVQAHESIHGGNFMARIQRSVSKTTRDSPKSNIARNHTPRKLELGVSEWSLTGTGTNASSKAATKAKKEKKEGVIRARPTKTRITYNAADRFIPNRTASEAIRSTGAGKLDVEQRPKSSSKAEGSAVLANAASAFDLGGRGSEEDITLSLEGLSLDDEEEEGRSRAKPAPGQAAYQSTLASACDINTNTRILAFKPAPPESSKPIDLRTQYNRPLKPSTAANAQSRRRIPSAPERVLDAPGLVDDYYLNLLDWSSGNQVAIGLERSVYVWSADSGSVASLLECPADTYISSVKWSGDGAYVGVGLGTGEVQIWDVEEQTKLRSMFGHETRVGVMGWNKHILSTGARSGLVYNHDVRIAQHKIAELVSHTGEVCGLEWRADGAQLATGANDNMVNIWDARALAAPKFTKTNHRAAVKAVSWCPWQSNLLATGGGSNDRQIYFWNTTTGARINHIPTDSQVTSLRWSTHYKEIVSTGGFPDNSLSIWSYPSGVKNMEVPAHESRVLHSCLSPDGQMLATAAADESLKFWKIFEKKPGQPSVAAAGSASMKPSATKQMTIR